In Desulfomonile tiedjei DSM 6799, a genomic segment contains:
- a CDS encoding DUF4870 domain-containing protein has protein sequence MNGFPYDQRDRNLGMLLHLCSFAGIIIPYGGFIVPIVIWLLYKDSDFVNRQGFIFLNGLISYTIYGVISGLLCFILIGFPLLVVLAVIAIWGPIRAALAARDGGFREYPFVIKFFRMS, from the coding sequence ATGAACGGATTCCCCTACGATCAACGTGACCGGAACCTGGGAATGTTACTCCATTTGTGTTCTTTCGCCGGCATCATTATTCCGTACGGCGGCTTCATTGTGCCGATTGTCATATGGCTGCTTTACAAAGATTCGGATTTCGTTAATCGGCAGGGATTCATTTTTCTCAACGGACTGATCTCCTACACGATTTACGGAGTCATAAGCGGCCTCTTGTGTTTTATCCTCATCGGATTTCCGCTTCTGGTCGTCCTGGCCGTCATTGCGATCTGGGGACCGATCCGGGCAGCGCTGGCGGCACGAGATGGCGGCTTTCGAGAGTATCCGTTTGTGATCAAGTTTTTCAGAATGAGTTGA
- a CDS encoding SHOCT domain-containing protein, whose translation MPIGQQYGWMDHMMGWGMWMAPWGWLLTLLVIGLLIYALAGRGAQGFSDASRESRVGERKDFETPLDIVKKRYAKGEISREDFEQMKKDLLS comes from the coding sequence GTGCCCATCGGACAGCAATACGGTTGGATGGATCATATGATGGGGTGGGGCATGTGGATGGCACCATGGGGATGGTTATTAACTCTACTTGTCATCGGGCTGCTGATCTATGCGCTTGCCGGCCGAGGAGCCCAGGGATTTTCGGATGCATCAAGAGAATCACGTGTGGGGGAAAGAAAAGATTTCGAGACTCCTCTCGACATCGTGAAGAAAAGGTACGCCAAGGGCGAAATCTCCCGAGAAGATTTTGAACAAATGAAAAAGGACCTCCTGAGCTGA
- a CDS encoding M15 family metallopeptidase: MKRRCAVILTLCSISLYSTLFPALILAEALPEGFVYVETIIPDIHTELRYFSDENFLGCRVSGYLAPRCILTKEAAESLKKVQDELKQFGMGLKIFDAYRPQCAVDHFVQWGKDLNDTKMQAKYYPDVQKRDLFKEGYIAERSSHSRGSTVDLTIVYLDQQSTELDMGTHFDFFGPEAWPESPLVSPVHRAHRMLLNVLMKKYGFDSYSKEWWHFTLKNEPFPHTYFNFPVR, translated from the coding sequence GTGAAACGGCGCTGTGCGGTTATCTTGACTTTGTGCTCAATTTCTCTTTATTCAACGCTTTTTCCGGCATTGATTCTGGCTGAAGCGTTGCCTGAAGGGTTTGTTTATGTTGAGACCATTATACCTGACATCCATACTGAACTTCGCTACTTCAGCGATGAGAATTTTCTGGGGTGCCGAGTATCCGGTTATCTCGCACCAAGATGCATACTCACAAAAGAGGCAGCCGAATCACTTAAGAAGGTACAAGATGAACTGAAGCAATTCGGCATGGGTTTGAAAATCTTTGATGCGTACCGTCCGCAGTGTGCGGTGGATCACTTTGTCCAATGGGGAAAGGATCTCAATGATACGAAAATGCAAGCAAAGTATTACCCGGATGTTCAGAAAAGAGATTTATTTAAAGAAGGTTATATTGCCGAAAGATCAAGTCACTCCAGAGGTAGCACTGTAGATTTGACCATAGTCTATCTGGACCAACAATCAACGGAATTGGACATGGGAACCCATTTCGATTTTTTCGGTCCTGAAGCATGGCCCGAGAGTCCGTTGGTATCCCCCGTTCATCGTGCCCATCGAATGCTCCTGAATGTGCTTATGAAGAAATATGGATTCGATTCTTATTCGAAAGAGTGGTGGCATTTTACCTTGAAGAATGAACCATTTCCCCATACGTACTTCAATTTTCCAGTCCGGTAG
- a CDS encoding Nramp family divalent metal transporter, whose amino-acid sequence MAKSGVSLSEVHRTVDIPKGASIFKRMFAFFGPAYLVSVGYMDPGNWATDLEGGARFGYTLIWVLLMSNAMAVLLQTLSARLGIVAGRDLAQACRDTYPRSVNYCLWILAEIAIAACDLAEVLGTTIGLNLLFGIPLFWGVIITGFDTLLFLAIQRFGVRKFESLILFLITIVGLCFVFEVVRSGPAWGEVAKGFVPSIPEGALYVAIGIIGATVMPHNLYLHSALVQTRAYDTSPEGKRQACRFNLIDSTLALNAAFFVNAAILIVSAATFYRNGIVVSELQQAHSLLSPLLGTALAGFAFALALLAAGQASTITGTLAGQIVMEGYLHFKIRPFLRRLLTRMVAVVPAALTILFMGEAGTYKLLILSQVILSLQLPFAIIPLIHFTNNESMMGEFANNNWVKTIAWIVATIIVGLNAKLVIDQLSEWIASSPEPVWIYVVVLPIVAGIFLLLAYVALRPFVRFPGREEIPAWKKLSHLIRSPEYDLDLEVPRYKRIGVAVAHTDDDKKVLSHALLLARQHDATLCLFHVVEGAGGVVFGSDAYDKEARQDEQYLKRLAESLGYRGVEVEFFLGFGVVTSELVRLVQEQHIDVLLMAGHGHRGISDILFGSTISPVRHGLDIPIVIVR is encoded by the coding sequence ATGGCCAAAAGTGGGGTTTCGTTATCTGAAGTACATCGCACAGTAGACATTCCTAAGGGAGCGAGCATATTCAAACGAATGTTCGCCTTCTTCGGGCCTGCGTACCTGGTGAGCGTGGGGTACATGGATCCGGGAAACTGGGCCACGGATCTGGAGGGTGGTGCCCGATTCGGGTACACACTTATCTGGGTTTTGCTGATGTCCAATGCAATGGCTGTGCTGTTGCAGACGCTGTCAGCCAGATTGGGTATTGTTGCAGGCAGAGATCTCGCTCAGGCATGCCGGGACACGTATCCCCGGTCCGTCAATTATTGCCTCTGGATTTTGGCTGAGATCGCCATAGCAGCCTGTGACCTTGCAGAGGTTCTGGGAACGACTATAGGTCTCAATCTGCTATTCGGTATTCCTTTGTTTTGGGGAGTCATTATTACCGGTTTCGATACGTTGCTCTTTCTGGCCATTCAGAGATTTGGCGTTAGAAAATTTGAGAGCCTCATTCTCTTCCTCATAACTATAGTCGGGCTGTGTTTCGTATTCGAGGTCGTAAGATCGGGACCTGCATGGGGTGAAGTAGCTAAAGGCTTCGTACCGTCCATTCCGGAAGGGGCACTCTATGTTGCAATCGGCATCATCGGTGCTACAGTCATGCCGCATAACCTCTATCTTCATTCCGCTCTCGTGCAAACCCGTGCGTATGACACGTCGCCCGAAGGCAAGCGGCAGGCGTGCAGATTCAATTTGATAGATTCCACGCTTGCGCTCAATGCCGCTTTTTTCGTGAACGCCGCCATTCTGATCGTTTCAGCCGCGACATTTTACAGGAATGGCATCGTTGTCAGCGAACTGCAGCAAGCACACAGTCTCTTGTCTCCTCTATTGGGAACCGCTTTGGCCGGATTCGCCTTTGCTTTGGCCCTCTTGGCTGCCGGCCAGGCTTCTACCATTACGGGCACACTGGCAGGACAGATTGTCATGGAGGGATATCTCCATTTCAAGATCAGGCCGTTCCTCCGCAGACTTCTCACCAGGATGGTCGCTGTGGTGCCTGCAGCATTGACAATATTGTTCATGGGAGAGGCAGGCACGTACAAGCTGCTCATCTTGAGTCAGGTCATTCTGAGTCTCCAGTTGCCGTTCGCAATAATTCCTCTCATTCATTTCACGAATAACGAGAGTATGATGGGCGAATTTGCCAACAACAATTGGGTGAAGACAATTGCTTGGATAGTAGCGACCATTATCGTAGGGTTGAACGCGAAACTGGTAATCGATCAACTCTCCGAATGGATTGCAAGCAGCCCCGAGCCCGTGTGGATCTACGTAGTCGTTCTGCCGATCGTTGCAGGAATATTTTTATTGCTTGCATACGTGGCACTGAGACCTTTTGTTCGCTTTCCCGGAAGAGAAGAAATCCCCGCTTGGAAAAAACTCAGTCATCTGATCCGCTCACCGGAATATGATCTGGATCTGGAAGTGCCCAGGTATAAGCGAATCGGAGTCGCTGTTGCTCATACAGATGATGACAAGAAGGTGTTGAGCCATGCCCTTCTGCTTGCTCGCCAACATGACGCGACACTATGCCTTTTCCACGTAGTCGAAGGAGCCGGAGGAGTGGTATTCGGCAGTGATGCGTACGACAAAGAGGCACGACAGGATGAGCAATACCTCAAGCGACTGGCTGAGTCACTCGGCTATCGTGGGGTCGAGGTTGAGTTCTTTCTAGGATTTGGAGTGGTGACGAGCGAATTGGTGCGATTGGTCCAGGAGCAACACATAGACGTTCTTCTCATGGCCGGCCACGGTCACAGAGGCATAAGCGACATACTATTCGGTAGCACCATTTCTCCCGTGAGACACGGCTTGGATATTCCGATTGTCATAGTCAGGTAG
- the cyoC gene encoding cytochrome o ubiquinol oxidase subunit III produces the protein MTTTDASTIGIAHDQVVEHPDTIEMQTLGFWLYLMSDLIIFATLFATFAVLGRSYAGGPTGKELFELPYVLAETLLLLFSSFTYGLVMLAVHNGMKKRVLTGLAVTFLLGLGFVLMEINEFHSLIAHGHGPDVSAFLSSYFTLVGTHGTHVAFGLIWMAVMIGQVAVKGLTSPVQSRLMRLSMFWHFLDIVWIGIFSIVYLMGVM, from the coding sequence ATGACGACAACAGACGCTTCGACCATCGGTATCGCTCATGACCAAGTAGTTGAACATCCCGATACCATCGAGATGCAGACACTCGGTTTCTGGCTTTATCTTATGAGCGACCTCATTATATTTGCGACACTCTTCGCCACCTTTGCCGTCCTGGGCCGCAGCTACGCGGGCGGGCCGACGGGAAAGGAATTATTCGAGCTGCCTTACGTATTGGCTGAAACCCTGCTCCTGCTCTTCAGCAGCTTCACTTACGGCCTTGTCATGTTGGCCGTGCACAATGGTATGAAGAAGCGGGTTCTAACAGGACTCGCTGTTACCTTTCTGCTGGGGCTCGGATTTGTCTTGATGGAGATCAACGAGTTCCACAGCCTGATTGCACACGGCCACGGACCGGACGTGAGCGCCTTTCTTTCGAGTTATTTTACTCTGGTAGGAACTCATGGCACCCATGTGGCTTTCGGGCTGATCTGGATGGCGGTCATGATAGGTCAGGTAGCCGTCAAAGGGTTGACATCTCCAGTTCAATCACGGCTGATGCGTCTGAGTATGTTCTGGCATTTCTTAGATATCGTTTGGATCGGCATATTCAGTATCGTGTACCTGATGGGAGTTATGTAA
- the cyoB gene encoding cytochrome o ubiquinol oxidase subunit I, with product MFGKLSLSAIPYHEPITIGAVAGAVLLGLAIMGLITYYRKWTYLYKEWLTSLDHKKIGIMYIILALIMLLRGFSDAILMRGQQAVAAGGALGYLSPDHFNQIFSAHGSIMIVFMAMPFLVGLMNVVVPQQIGARDVAFPFLNSLSLWLTAAGALLIMVSLGVGEFSKAGWSGYTPLTEIEFSPDVGVDYWIWSFQIAGIGSTLTGINFMVTIIKMRAPGMTLMRMPLFVWTSFFTMVLVVWAFPVLTAALAMLTLDRYLGMHFFTNNLGGNLMMYVNLFWTWAHPEVYILIFPAFGVFSEVTATFSGKRLFGYTSMVWATAAITVLSFSVWMHHFFTMGASANVNLFFGIATMLIGIPTGVKTFNWLFTMYRGRIRFTTPMLWTLGAIVTFAIGGTSGVLLSIPSANYVIHNSLFVIGHFHNTIIPGTVFGLFAGYYYWFPKAVGFRLNENWGKRAFWCWLIGFLLAFVPLYVLGFMGMPRRMAYYATTAWHPYLLVAALGVAVISLGILFQGIQLLVSIKERTALRDRTGDPWDGRTLEWMTSSPPPVYNFAKIPVVNEIDAFMDMKEKDIAYRRPDRYTDIEMPKNAPHGIILGGLAFVFGFAMIWHIWWLATLAALGMLFTVIARSMDDDIHYVIPATEVERIENERYRQMAFAEK from the coding sequence ATGTTTGGAAAATTAAGCCTTTCAGCGATTCCTTATCACGAACCAATCACCATAGGTGCCGTTGCTGGTGCGGTTCTCTTGGGATTGGCGATCATGGGATTGATCACGTATTACAGAAAGTGGACCTATCTTTATAAGGAATGGCTGACCAGCCTGGACCATAAAAAGATCGGCATCATGTACATCATTCTCGCACTGATCATGCTGCTGCGCGGATTCTCCGATGCGATCTTGATGCGCGGCCAGCAGGCCGTCGCCGCGGGAGGAGCCCTTGGCTATCTGAGCCCTGACCACTTCAATCAGATATTCAGCGCTCACGGTTCGATCATGATCGTCTTCATGGCCATGCCGTTTCTTGTCGGGTTGATGAATGTCGTTGTGCCGCAGCAAATTGGAGCTCGCGATGTAGCCTTTCCTTTTCTGAATTCGCTCAGTCTCTGGCTGACCGCAGCCGGGGCGTTGCTGATCATGGTTTCTTTGGGTGTGGGTGAGTTTTCCAAAGCCGGGTGGTCGGGATATACGCCTCTGACCGAAATAGAATTCAGCCCCGACGTAGGGGTTGACTATTGGATATGGTCCTTTCAGATCGCCGGTATCGGCTCGACTTTGACCGGTATCAATTTTATGGTCACCATCATAAAAATGCGGGCTCCAGGCATGACGCTCATGCGTATGCCGCTGTTCGTTTGGACCAGTTTCTTCACTATGGTGCTCGTGGTTTGGGCATTTCCGGTTCTGACTGCCGCTCTCGCCATGCTGACACTCGATCGCTACCTGGGTATGCATTTTTTTACCAACAATCTCGGCGGAAACTTGATGATGTATGTGAACCTTTTCTGGACCTGGGCTCATCCCGAAGTCTATATCCTGATCTTTCCGGCTTTCGGGGTCTTTTCGGAGGTCACAGCCACTTTCTCAGGAAAACGGCTATTCGGCTACACATCCATGGTCTGGGCAACTGCGGCCATCACGGTTCTGTCCTTTTCTGTCTGGATGCATCATTTTTTCACCATGGGTGCCAGCGCGAACGTCAACCTCTTTTTCGGCATTGCCACCATGCTGATTGGCATCCCCACCGGGGTAAAGACCTTCAATTGGCTCTTCACCATGTATCGTGGCCGCATACGTTTTACTACTCCGATGTTATGGACCCTGGGGGCTATCGTGACCTTCGCGATCGGCGGGACTTCGGGGGTGCTGTTGTCAATACCATCCGCTAATTACGTGATCCACAACAGTCTGTTCGTGATCGGTCATTTTCATAATACGATCATCCCCGGAACAGTGTTCGGCCTTTTTGCAGGTTATTATTATTGGTTTCCAAAGGCCGTCGGCTTTCGTTTGAATGAGAATTGGGGCAAACGCGCGTTCTGGTGTTGGCTGATCGGCTTTTTACTTGCCTTTGTTCCCCTGTATGTGCTGGGCTTCATGGGCATGCCTCGCCGCATGGCGTATTATGCCACAACGGCCTGGCATCCCTATCTGCTCGTAGCTGCGTTGGGCGTGGCCGTGATCTCGCTCGGCATCCTCTTTCAGGGAATCCAACTGCTCGTCAGTATTAAAGAGCGCACTGCCCTCCGCGATCGGACCGGCGATCCCTGGGACGGCCGTACGTTGGAGTGGATGACATCTTCTCCTCCACCCGTGTACAACTTCGCGAAAATACCCGTCGTAAACGAAATCGATGCCTTTATGGACATGAAGGAAAAGGACATCGCATATCGTCGGCCGGATCGATATACCGATATCGAAATGCCGAAAAATGCCCCGCACGGCATAATCCTCGGCGGATTGGCTTTCGTGTTCGGATTTGCCATGATCTGGCACATCTGGTGGTTAGCCACACTGGCTGCTCTGGGTATGCTTTTCACAGTCATTGCCCGTTCCATGGACGATGACATCCATTACGTCATACCCGCCACCGAGGTCGAGCGTATTGAAAACGAACGCTATCGACAGATGGCTTTTGCAGAGAAATGA
- a CDS encoding STAS/SEC14 domain-containing protein produces the protein MIETMPQSNGSVIALKATGKLTDADYKDMLIPKVEEIIKQSRKAKMLLYLPGDFAGWEAHAAWDDAIFGLRHRNDFEKLAVVGGAKWIEWATKIASHFMKGEVRTFSEAQLKEALEWVRA, from the coding sequence ATGATTGAAACAATGCCCCAATCAAACGGTTCCGTAATCGCATTAAAGGCGACCGGCAAACTCACCGATGCCGACTATAAAGACATGTTGATTCCTAAGGTCGAAGAAATTATCAAGCAATCCAGAAAGGCAAAGATGCTTCTCTATCTGCCCGGAGATTTTGCCGGATGGGAAGCTCATGCCGCTTGGGATGACGCCATATTCGGACTCCGGCACAGAAATGATTTCGAGAAATTAGCTGTTGTCGGCGGAGCCAAGTGGATCGAATGGGCCACAAAGATTGCCTCCCACTTCATGAAGGGAGAAGTAAGAACCTTTTCTGAAGCGCAGCTCAAGGAAGCTTTGGAGTGGGTTCGAGCTTAA
- the cyoD gene encoding cytochrome o ubiquinol oxidase subunit IV, with translation MSQAYIDSTGASRGSLTSYVTGFVLSLILTAIPFALVMSGTWSSSAILVGIFSAGIVQILVHLYFFLHLDRSSDASWNVLALIFTVLIMVLFVGGSIWIMFNLYHRMM, from the coding sequence ATGAGTCAAGCATATATCGACAGCACTGGCGCCAGCAGGGGAAGTCTTACATCGTACGTCACCGGTTTTGTTCTGTCCCTCATTCTCACGGCCATTCCGTTTGCCCTGGTGATGAGCGGTACGTGGTCGTCCTCGGCGATTCTAGTCGGTATCTTCAGTGCGGGCATCGTGCAGATTCTGGTGCACTTGTATTTCTTTCTGCATCTGGACAGGTCATCAGACGCGAGTTGGAACGTGTTGGCGCTCATATTTACCGTACTGATCATGGTCCTCTTCGTCGGGGGAAGCATCTGGATCATGTTCAATTTGTATCACAGAATGATGTGA
- the cyoE gene encoding heme o synthase: MPERIKNYVLVAKPGIVLGNLISAAAGFFLASRGRVDVGTLLATLIGISLVVGSGCIFNNCIDREIDRKMIRTRNRALARGLISLKAAVLYATVLGIAGMAMLCEATNLLSVLIVLAGLVIYVGVYSLYMKRNFLYSALVGSLAGAAPPLAGYCAVTGRFDMGALILLAIFSLWQMPHCYAIAIFRHDDYTAAAIPVLPVKQGTAAARKYIVGYILAFMAATMLLTFGGYTGYSTLAVATVLGLCWLHIARSGYKATDERLWGKKLYVFSILTIFILSVMISIDFTPPVPTEMLLSYGR; encoded by the coding sequence ATGCCTGAACGGATCAAAAACTATGTGCTCGTTGCTAAACCGGGGATCGTTCTGGGCAACCTGATCTCCGCGGCGGCCGGCTTCTTTCTTGCCTCCAGAGGCCGGGTTGATGTCGGTACGCTCCTGGCGACACTCATCGGCATATCCCTGGTTGTCGGTTCCGGTTGCATTTTCAACAACTGCATCGATAGAGAAATAGACCGAAAGATGATCCGGACACGCAACCGCGCCCTTGCCAGAGGGCTCATCTCACTCAAGGCCGCCGTATTATACGCAACAGTATTGGGCATTGCCGGCATGGCCATGCTCTGTGAGGCAACAAATCTACTGAGCGTTCTCATCGTGCTGGCGGGCCTTGTGATTTATGTGGGAGTATACAGCCTTTATATGAAGCGAAATTTCCTGTACAGCGCCTTGGTCGGCAGTCTGGCGGGAGCCGCCCCACCCCTTGCCGGATACTGTGCAGTCACCGGCCGCTTTGACATGGGTGCATTGATATTGTTGGCTATCTTCAGCCTCTGGCAGATGCCTCACTGCTATGCTATCGCGATTTTTCGGCATGACGATTACACTGCTGCGGCTATTCCGGTTCTGCCGGTAAAGCAGGGAACAGCGGCTGCAAGAAAGTATATTGTCGGTTACATCCTGGCGTTTATGGCCGCCACGATGCTGCTGACCTTCGGGGGGTACACGGGTTACTCTACTTTGGCAGTGGCGACTGTGCTGGGCTTGTGCTGGTTGCATATTGCCCGGTCAGGGTACAAGGCGACCGATGAGCGGCTCTGGGGAAAAAAGCTTTACGTCTTCTCCATTCTGACCATATTCATTCTGAGCGTCATGATATCTATCGATTTTACACCACCTGTCCCAACCGAAATGCTTCTCAGCTATGGCCGGTAG
- the cyoA gene encoding ubiquinol oxidase subunit II, with amino-acid sequence MKKKFSVFAGLLSLCSSPFLGGCSSILLLNPKGPIGEAERFVIIAAIVLMLIVVIPVFIMAIWFPRKYRASNTESTYMPKWSHSGKIEFFMWGGPVVIVTLLAILAWNSTHSLDPYRPIPSADKPINIEAVCLDWKWLFIYPDHDIAIVNEITFPVNVPLSFKITSDTVMASFFIPQLGSQIYAMAGMQTRLHLLADKPGAYAGHNQQFTGRGYPNMHFKAHAVSREEFESWVQKIRQSPEKLDLDRYEKLAKPSDGYHPVTYFSSVNRNLFEHILRKYHPTPDKNHGPMTGGSVSPHARTDVLEEN; translated from the coding sequence ATGAAGAAGAAATTTTCCGTTTTTGCAGGCTTGTTATCCCTATGTTCCTCGCCTTTCCTCGGAGGTTGCAGCTCAATACTCTTGTTGAACCCCAAAGGACCGATTGGAGAGGCGGAGCGGTTCGTCATCATTGCGGCCATCGTGCTCATGCTCATCGTCGTCATTCCCGTCTTCATCATGGCTATTTGGTTTCCCCGAAAGTACAGAGCCTCCAATACAGAATCGACCTATATGCCGAAATGGAGTCATTCCGGAAAAATCGAATTTTTCATGTGGGGTGGTCCCGTTGTCATTGTTACGCTTCTTGCGATTCTGGCCTGGAACAGCACTCATTCTCTGGATCCCTATCGACCCATTCCTTCAGCCGACAAGCCCATCAACATCGAAGCAGTATGCCTGGACTGGAAATGGCTGTTCATCTACCCGGATCACGATATCGCGATCGTGAATGAAATCACTTTTCCCGTGAATGTTCCGCTCAGCTTCAAAATCACCTCTGACACCGTAATGGCTTCCTTTTTCATTCCGCAGTTGGGCAGCCAGATTTACGCCATGGCAGGCATGCAAACTCGATTGCACCTCCTGGCTGATAAACCGGGCGCTTATGCCGGTCACAATCAGCAATTCACCGGTCGCGGGTACCCTAACATGCATTTCAAGGCGCATGCGGTTTCCCGTGAAGAGTTTGAATCGTGGGTGCAGAAAATCAGACAGTCTCCGGAAAAGCTCGATCTCGACAGATATGAGAAGCTCGCAAAGCCGAGCGACGGCTACCATCCCGTGACGTATTTCTCTTCAGTCAATCGCAATCTGTTCGAGCATATCCTGCGCAAATACCATCCGACTCCGGACAAGAATCACGGCCCCATGACGGGAGGCTCTGTTTCGCCACACGCAAGAACCGACGTTTTAGAGGAAAATTGA